One part of the Bacillus rossius redtenbacheri isolate Brsri chromosome 18, Brsri_v3, whole genome shotgun sequence genome encodes these proteins:
- the LOC134541190 gene encoding transcriptional repressor protein YY1-like codes for MASMISDVDMHPDIQEVEVEAIPVEIPCETVETTLGDDDDDDCDDDGRAMMSLHALPEPGAEEIILQTQEEVVGSGDPLCAYDQVPVPSDGEAYGSPGPSRKGARKGRRGVRVRGSEHLLAGGDAHESRGRKWEQKQVQIKTLEGEFSVTMWASGTDDDEGSNPDQDPDYEEYMSGRLPPDGIPGLDLSDPKQLAEFARPGHKMKVRKQFGDGADRTIACPHKGCAKMFRDNSAMRKHLHTHGPRVHVCAECGKAFVESSKLKRHQLVHTGEKPFQCTFEGCGKRFSLDFNLRTHVRIHTGDRPYVCPFDGCNKKFAQSTNLKSHILTHAKAKSRGATGGARSVPTIHAEPLQAQQYVQVEVSDADSQQFIVYTD; via the coding sequence ATGGCGAGCATGATCTCGGACGTGGACATGCACCCGGACatccaggaggtggaggtggaggcCATCCCGGTGGAGATCCCGTGCGAGACGGTGGAGACGACGCTGggagacgacgacgacgacgactgcGACGACGACGGCCGGGCCATGATGTCGCTGCACGCGCTGCCCGAGCCCGGCGCGGAGGAGATCATCCTGCAGACGCAGGAGGAGGTGGTGGGTTCCGGGGACCCGCTGTGCGCCTACGACCAGGTGCCCGTGCCGTCGGACGGCGAGGCCTACGGCAGCCCCGGCCCGTCGCGGAAGGGCGCCCGCAAGGGCCGGCGCGGGGTGAGGGTCCGGGGCAGCGAGCACCTGCTGGCGGGGGGAGACGCCCACGAGTCCCGCGGCCGCAAGTGGGAGCAGAAGCAGGTGCAGATAAAGACGCTGGAGGGGGAGTTCTCCGTGACGATGTGGGCGTCGGGGACGGACGACGACGAGGGCAGCAACCCCGACCAGGACCCGGACTACGAGGAGTACATGTCCGGGAGGCTGCCCCCCGACGGGATCCCGGGCCTGGACCTCAGCGACCCCAAGCAGCTGGCCGAGTTCGCCCGGCCGGGCCACAAGATGAAGGTGAGGAAGCAGTTCGGGGACGGGGCGGACCGCACCATTGCCTGCCCGCACAAGGGCTGCGCCAAGATGTTCCGCGACAACTCGGCGATGCGCAAGCACCTGCACACGCACGGGCCCCGCGTCCACGTGTGCGCCGAGTGCGGCAAGGCGTTCGTCGAGAGCTCCAAGCTGAAGCGCCACCAGCTAGTGCACACGGGCGAGAAGCCCTTCCAGTGCACCTTCGAGGGCTGCGGCAAGCGCTTCTCGCTCGACTTCAACCTGCGCACGCACGTGCGCATCCACACGGGCGACCGCCCCTACGTCTGCCCCTTCGACGGCTGCAACAAGAAGTTCGCGCAGTCCACCAACCTCAAGTCGCACATCCTGACGCACGCCAAGGCGAAGTCGCGCGGCGCGACGGGGGGAGCCCGGTCCGTGCCGACCATCCACGCCGAGCCCTTGCAGGCCCAGCAGTACGTGCAGGTAGAGGTCTCCGATGCCGACAGCCAGCAGTTCATCGTGTACACCGACTGA